In the genome of Variibacter gotjawalensis, one region contains:
- a CDS encoding YbjN domain-containing protein translates to MRSYASLAAVLGLCLFASPLVAQPQIQQPSSPGQPAQQPAAGGGALINNVTPEQTAEVLKAAGYSDVEVYTAQSGTKHASGKTQGILVSAIHQNCNEGSCAVVVFFVNFGKQDSVDAAYMNAWHNEKLYSRLYLNNGNLFFTWSVFLGDTSMSHLRRSAAIYSNLLKDLQTFKPSSAN, encoded by the coding sequence ATGCGCTCGTATGCGTCGCTTGCCGCCGTGCTGGGTCTTTGCCTGTTCGCTTCGCCGCTCGTGGCTCAGCCGCAAATCCAGCAGCCGAGTTCTCCCGGGCAGCCGGCGCAACAGCCCGCTGCGGGCGGCGGTGCGCTCATCAACAACGTCACGCCCGAACAGACTGCCGAAGTCTTGAAGGCCGCTGGGTATTCGGACGTCGAGGTCTACACGGCGCAGAGCGGCACCAAGCACGCCTCCGGAAAAACCCAGGGCATTCTGGTGTCGGCGATCCACCAGAACTGTAACGAGGGATCCTGCGCGGTCGTCGTCTTCTTCGTGAATTTTGGCAAGCAGGACTCGGTCGATGCCGCATACATGAACGCGTGGCACAACGAGAAGCTCTACAGCCGCCTTTATCTCAACAACGGCAATCTGTTTTTCACGTGGTCGGTGTTTCTCGGCGACACGTCGATGAGCCACCTGCGCCGCTCCGCCGCGATCTACTCGAACCTCCTGAAGGATCTGCAGACGTTCAAGCCATCCAGCGCCAACTAG
- a CDS encoding cobalamin-binding protein, whose amino-acid sequence MSESPRIVSLLPSATEIVVALGFQDNLVGRSHECDFPPEIERLPPVSSTKLKQGLASGEIDKRVKEIVESGLSVYDVDAGLLRDLKPDFIVTQTQCAVCAVTPRDLDDAVCEWTGLAPRILSVEPNDLGDVWGDIRRVGDALGVRDRAEAVVADLQARLVALNRRVAGAERPRVAAIEWIDPLMAGGNWMPELIQIAGGESLFAHAGQHSPYMAWDALVASDPEVILVLPCGFRIDQALRDLPALTNRPEWSSLRAVRDGRVAIIDGHHYFNRPGPRLVESAEIIAEVFHPDRVDFGHRGTGWISLQTALAA is encoded by the coding sequence ATGTCCGAGTCACCCCGCATTGTTTCTTTGCTGCCGAGCGCGACCGAGATCGTCGTTGCGCTCGGTTTTCAAGACAACCTCGTCGGCCGCTCGCACGAGTGCGATTTTCCGCCCGAGATCGAGCGCCTGCCACCCGTCAGCTCGACCAAACTCAAGCAGGGTCTGGCATCCGGCGAGATCGACAAACGCGTCAAGGAAATCGTCGAGTCCGGGCTCTCGGTTTACGACGTTGACGCCGGACTGCTGCGCGACCTCAAGCCCGACTTCATCGTCACGCAGACGCAATGCGCAGTCTGCGCCGTGACGCCGCGCGATCTGGACGACGCTGTCTGTGAATGGACCGGCCTTGCGCCGCGCATTCTCTCCGTCGAGCCGAACGATCTCGGCGATGTCTGGGGCGACATCCGCCGCGTCGGCGATGCGCTCGGCGTCCGCGATCGTGCCGAGGCCGTCGTTGCCGACTTGCAGGCGAGGCTCGTGGCTCTTAATCGACGCGTTGCCGGCGCCGAGCGCCCACGCGTTGCCGCGATCGAGTGGATCGATCCATTGATGGCGGGCGGCAATTGGATGCCGGAGCTCATCCAAATCGCGGGTGGCGAAAGCCTCTTCGCGCATGCGGGCCAGCATTCCCCCTACATGGCGTGGGACGCTCTCGTCGCGTCCGATCCGGAAGTCATCCTGGTCCTGCCGTGCGGCTTCCGCATCGATCAGGCGCTGCGCGATCTTCCCGCGCTGACGAACCGTCCCGAGTGGTCGTCACTCCGCGCCGTGCGCGACGGCCGCGTCGCGATCATCGACGGTCATCATTACTTTAATCGGCCGGGACCGCGTCTCGTCGAGTCGGCCGAAATCATCGCCGAGGTTTTCCATCCGGACCGCGTCGACTTCGGTCACCGCGGCACAGGCTGGATTTCGCTGCAGACGGCGCTCGCCGCTTAG
- a CDS encoding DUF3617 domain-containing protein, whose translation MIRTALTMAFALAGTVSFASAQALDLPPRKPGQWEVKIESQKPAGAPAMAMQACIDAATDKELMEFGLRMGKDKCQRFEMKREAGNIVIDATCKVGPVASTTRTIISGDFQSAYNVKIDGTTTMSAPGMPSGPQPMQMTQAGRWVAATCGGGMVPGDIQMQGLPKMNIKQLKQLAPMLGL comes from the coding sequence ATGATCCGCACCGCTCTCACGATGGCCTTTGCGCTTGCCGGCACCGTATCGTTCGCATCGGCGCAGGCGCTCGATCTGCCGCCGCGTAAGCCCGGCCAGTGGGAGGTCAAGATCGAGTCGCAGAAGCCTGCGGGCGCTCCCGCGATGGCGATGCAGGCTTGCATCGACGCGGCGACCGACAAGGAGTTGATGGAGTTCGGCCTTCGCATGGGCAAGGACAAATGCCAGCGTTTCGAAATGAAGCGCGAGGCCGGCAACATCGTCATCGACGCAACGTGCAAGGTGGGTCCGGTCGCGAGCACGACCCGCACCATCATCTCGGGTGATTTTCAATCCGCCTACAATGTGAAGATCGACGGTACGACCACGATGAGCGCGCCCGGCATGCCGTCTGGCCCGCAACCGATGCAGATGACGCAAGCCGGCCGTTGGGTCGCCGCGACGTGCGGTGGCGGCATGGTGCCGGGTGACATTCAGATGCAGGGGCTGCCGAAGATGAACATCAAGCAGCTCAAGCAACTCGCGCCGATGCTCGGACTCTAA
- a CDS encoding Bug family tripartite tricarboxylate transporter substrate binding protein produces MSSRLSRRTVVAALSLSPFIATKSFAQSYPTKPIRFVVPYLAGGTTDLVARVVGEKVGAKLGQPVVVENRPGAGGNIGMDAVAKAEPDGHTIGFGAISTNALNPHIYKAVPFDPRKDFTAVSLLGTSTIVLEVGPSVPVKNVAEFIAHAKANPGLQYGTAGNGTSMHLAGVLFAQMTGTQMTHVAYRGSAPGINDMLGGHLGAMFDNLPASLPHIKAGKLTALAVASSARSPALPDVPTVAEAGLPGYAVEPWFGVYGPAKMPPAVTAALNAAFVEALGLAEVKDKLSQAGFNPKSSSAAELEALTQSEYEKFGKVARDAKITVE; encoded by the coding sequence ATGTCTTCTCGCCTCTCGCGCCGCACAGTCGTTGCTGCGCTTTCGCTCTCGCCCTTCATCGCGACGAAAAGTTTCGCTCAGAGTTACCCGACGAAGCCGATCCGCTTCGTCGTGCCGTATCTCGCGGGCGGAACGACGGACCTCGTCGCGCGAGTCGTCGGCGAGAAAGTCGGCGCGAAGCTCGGCCAGCCGGTCGTCGTCGAGAACCGGCCGGGCGCCGGCGGCAATATCGGCATGGATGCCGTCGCGAAGGCTGAGCCGGACGGGCACACGATCGGCTTCGGCGCGATCTCGACCAATGCGCTCAACCCGCACATCTACAAGGCCGTGCCGTTCGATCCGCGCAAGGACTTCACCGCCGTGAGCCTGCTCGGCACCTCGACGATCGTGCTCGAAGTCGGGCCGAGCGTTCCGGTGAAAAACGTCGCGGAGTTCATCGCCCACGCGAAAGCCAATCCGGGCTTGCAATACGGCACCGCCGGCAACGGCACGTCGATGCATCTCGCCGGAGTACTGTTCGCGCAGATGACCGGAACGCAGATGACGCATGTCGCGTATCGCGGCAGCGCGCCCGGCATCAACGACATGCTGGGCGGTCACCTCGGCGCGATGTTCGACAACCTGCCGGCGTCGCTGCCGCATATCAAAGCCGGCAAACTAACGGCGCTCGCGGTCGCCAGCTCGGCGCGCTCGCCCGCCCTGCCCGACGTTCCGACCGTCGCGGAGGCCGGCCTGCCGGGTTACGCGGTCGAGCCGTGGTTCGGCGTCTACGGTCCGGCGAAGATGCCGCCCGCCGTTACGGCAGCGCTCAATGCCGCTTTCGTCGAGGCGCTGGGCCTGGCTGAAGTGAAGGACAAACTCTCGCAGGCCGGGTTCAATCCGAAAAGTTCGTCCGCAGCGGAGCTGGAGGCGCTGACCCAGTCCGAATACGAGAAGTTCGGCAAGGTCGCCCGCGACGCCAAGATCACGGTTGAATAA
- a CDS encoding thiamine pyrophosphate-binding protein has product MPSPAINPDTKAAFTAGWPDKLHALLKSYDVKQVAYVPDAGHTQLIRHCLADKEMKTVRLTTEEEGIGQLMGAWLGGERGVLLMQSSGVGNCINMLSLSTVCHIPLLMIVTMRGEFGEFNPWQIPMGQGTRAALEAVGTIVLRADTAESLPDVVQAAAKLAFNSSRPVAALIGQNVLGAKDFKELTKG; this is encoded by the coding sequence TTGCCGAGTCCAGCGATCAATCCGGACACCAAAGCCGCATTCACGGCGGGGTGGCCCGACAAACTGCATGCCCTCCTCAAGAGCTACGACGTCAAGCAAGTCGCTTACGTGCCGGACGCCGGACACACGCAGCTCATCCGTCATTGTCTCGCCGACAAGGAGATGAAAACCGTCCGCCTTACGACGGAAGAAGAAGGCATCGGGCAACTGATGGGCGCGTGGCTCGGCGGCGAGCGCGGCGTTCTGCTGATGCAATCGAGCGGCGTCGGCAACTGCATCAACATGCTGTCGCTCTCGACCGTGTGCCACATCCCGTTGCTGATGATCGTCACGATGCGCGGCGAGTTCGGCGAGTTCAATCCGTGGCAAATCCCGATGGGGCAAGGCACGCGCGCCGCGCTCGAAGCCGTCGGCACGATCGTGCTGCGCGCCGACACGGCGGAGAGCCTGCCTGACGTGGTTCAGGCCGCCGCGAAGCTTGCATTCAATTCGAGCCGTCCAGTCGCGGCGCTGATCGGCCAGAACGTGCTCGGCGCGAAGGACTTCAAGGAGCTGACCAAGGGATGA
- a CDS encoding thiamine pyrophosphate-dependent enzyme, producing the protein MTKGSNLLRRRAVVGELLRDRGDLLCIAGLGASAWDVTAAGDHPRTMPLWGGMGGAAMIGLGLALAQPKERVTVITGDGEMLMGIGSLATIAVQKPKNLSVIVLDNEHYGETGMQETHTRFGVDLVGMAKAAGFPDTRLVQTTDEVKKLRDAVHNGEGPLFAVVKIDPEKLPLVLPPSEGAHLKNRMREAILGAEAHLA; encoded by the coding sequence ATGACAAAAGGATCGAACCTGCTCCGCCGCCGGGCGGTGGTCGGCGAATTGCTGCGCGATCGCGGCGATCTGCTGTGCATCGCGGGGCTTGGCGCCTCTGCTTGGGACGTCACCGCCGCGGGCGATCATCCGCGCACGATGCCGCTTTGGGGCGGCATGGGCGGCGCCGCCATGATTGGGCTCGGGCTCGCTCTGGCGCAGCCGAAGGAGCGCGTCACCGTGATTACGGGCGACGGCGAGATGCTGATGGGGATCGGCTCGCTTGCCACCATCGCGGTGCAGAAGCCGAAGAACCTCTCCGTCATCGTGCTCGACAACGAGCACTACGGAGAAACCGGCATGCAGGAGACCCACACGCGCTTTGGGGTGGACCTGGTCGGCATGGCCAAGGCGGCCGGGTTCCCGGACACGCGGCTGGTCCAGACCACCGACGAGGTTAAGAAACTCCGCGATGCGGTGCACAACGGCGAGGGACCTTTATTCGCGGTCGTTAAGATCGATCCTGAGAAATTGCCGCTGGTTTTGCCGCCAAGTGAAGGAGCGCACTTGAAAAATCGGATGCGTGAGGCGATCCTGGGCGCGGAGGCGCACCTGGCTTGA
- a CDS encoding RraA family protein, translating into MVPDTKDLPALTAFVRENMFVALISDVLDSLGHRNQALPSRIRPLDEETVLFGRARTGIYRDVYDVPTDRNPYELEIKLVDDLKSGDVCVLACGSSGRIAPWGGLLTTASLARGAAGCLTDGQVRDIRAIRVAGFPVFHGGISPLDSKGRGEVVAIDVPVQIAGVDVRTNDLVFGDADGVVIIPQAIEREVFAAAAEKLQGENRTEEALRRGESLADVFAREGIL; encoded by the coding sequence ATGGTGCCGGACACCAAAGACCTCCCCGCCCTCACGGCTTTCGTCCGCGAGAACATGTTCGTCGCACTGATCTCGGATGTGCTCGACAGTCTCGGGCATCGCAATCAGGCGCTGCCGTCGCGCATTCGTCCGCTCGACGAAGAGACGGTGCTGTTCGGCCGCGCGCGCACCGGCATCTATCGCGACGTCTACGACGTGCCGACGGATCGCAATCCCTACGAGCTCGAGATCAAACTCGTCGACGATCTCAAGTCCGGCGATGTCTGCGTGCTCGCCTGCGGAAGCTCGGGTCGCATTGCGCCGTGGGGAGGTTTGCTAACGACCGCGTCGCTCGCGCGCGGTGCAGCGGGTTGTCTCACCGACGGACAGGTGCGCGATATCCGCGCCATTCGCGTCGCGGGCTTTCCGGTGTTTCACGGCGGCATCTCGCCGCTCGATTCGAAAGGTCGCGGCGAAGTCGTCGCGATCGACGTGCCGGTGCAGATCGCCGGCGTCGATGTGCGGACGAACGATCTTGTCTTCGGCGATGCGGATGGTGTGGTGATCATTCCGCAAGCGATAGAGCGCGAAGTGTTCGCGGCGGCTGCGGAGAAACTTCAAGGAGAGAACCGCACCGAAGAAGCGCTTCGGCGGGGGGAAAGCCTCGCGGACGTTTTCGCCCGCGAGGGAATTCTCTGA
- a CDS encoding ArgE/DapE family deacylase encodes MTLSPALRDKIIQAVEDGFSEQVAFTQEMVRHPSTRGNEHTMQDFMFRAMRDRGMAMDRFAMDRDAISAHPGGSKFSDTHSDAPIVVGINRPKNDVGRSLIMQGHVDVVPTGPTAMWTHGPFDPVIDGDWMNGRGACDMKAGCAGNIFALDALRRAGVRPAGTVYVQSVVEEESTGNGALMTHLRGYKADAALIPEPMAEEVTSANIGVLWFTLDVEGHPVHVRDMGTGVNAIDKAFRVIAELRKLEEEWNAKKSDDPDFKDHPHPINLNIGKIVGGDWASSVPCWTHVDCRISILPGTHAADAAREIEQRIAAFARSDKAFANTPPKITFNGFFAEGYRLKPGSEAEATLGRAHEAVFGRPLGRGVSTAYLDARVYALYDKIPTLNYGCKGENVHGYDERVSLKSVKDTTKAMALFVAEWCGTETI; translated from the coding sequence ATGACACTCTCGCCTGCCCTTCGTGACAAAATCATCCAAGCGGTCGAAGACGGCTTCTCCGAACAAGTTGCTTTTACGCAGGAGATGGTGCGCCACCCGTCGACGCGCGGGAATGAGCACACGATGCAGGATTTCATGTTCCGCGCGATGCGCGATCGCGGTATGGCGATGGATCGCTTCGCGATGGATCGCGATGCGATCTCGGCGCATCCGGGCGGGTCGAAATTTTCCGACACGCATTCGGACGCGCCGATCGTCGTCGGCATCAACCGGCCGAAGAACGACGTTGGCCGCTCGCTGATCATGCAAGGCCACGTCGACGTCGTGCCTACCGGGCCGACCGCGATGTGGACGCATGGACCCTTCGATCCGGTGATCGACGGCGACTGGATGAATGGCCGCGGCGCCTGCGACATGAAGGCGGGCTGCGCCGGCAACATCTTCGCACTCGACGCGCTGCGCCGGGCCGGCGTGCGCCCGGCCGGCACCGTCTACGTTCAGTCCGTGGTCGAGGAAGAGTCGACCGGTAACGGCGCGTTGATGACTCACCTGCGCGGCTACAAGGCCGACGCTGCGCTCATCCCGGAGCCGATGGCGGAGGAAGTCACCAGCGCGAATATAGGCGTGCTGTGGTTCACGCTCGATGTCGAAGGCCATCCGGTCCACGTGCGCGACATGGGCACCGGCGTCAACGCGATCGACAAGGCGTTCCGTGTCATCGCGGAGCTGCGCAAACTCGAGGAAGAGTGGAACGCGAAGAAGAGCGACGATCCGGATTTCAAGGATCATCCGCATCCGATCAATCTCAACATCGGCAAAATTGTCGGCGGCGATTGGGCATCGTCCGTGCCGTGCTGGACGCATGTCGATTGCCGCATCTCGATCCTGCCCGGCACGCACGCGGCCGATGCGGCGCGCGAGATCGAGCAGCGCATCGCGGCCTTCGCGCGCAGCGACAAAGCCTTCGCCAACACGCCGCCGAAGATCACGTTCAACGGCTTCTTCGCCGAAGGCTATCGCCTGAAGCCCGGAAGCGAAGCCGAGGCGACCCTCGGGCGTGCGCATGAGGCCGTGTTCGGCCGGCCGCTCGGCCGCGGCGTGTCGACCGCGTATCTCGATGCGCGGGTCTATGCGCTCTACGACAAAATTCCGACGCTGAATTACGGCTGCAAGGGCGAAAACGTGCACGGCTACGACGAGCGCGTCAGCCTCAAGTCCGTCAAGGATACGACCAAGGCGATGGCGTTGTTCGTCGCCGAGTGGTGTGGCACGGAGACTATCTGA